One window from the genome of Brachyhypopomus gauderio isolate BG-103 unplaced genomic scaffold, BGAUD_0.2 sc82, whole genome shotgun sequence encodes:
- the ctxn1 gene encoding cortexin-1 yields MSESALLRYELPSPGAAPGPEVTAGLPSVPDSEQSTALCFVGLLLVLLVFLLVRCFRILLDPYSSMPASSWTDHKDGLERGQFDYALV; encoded by the coding sequence ATGAGTGAATCCGCCCTGCTGAGGTACGAGCTGCCATCACCAGGCGCGGCTCCTGGCCCCGAGGTCACGGCCGGGCTGCCCTCGGTCCCCGACAGCGAGCAGAGCACGGCCCTGTGCTTCGTGGGTCTCCTGCTGGTCCTGTTGGTGTTCCTGCTGGTCCGATGTTTCCGCATCCTCCTTGACCCTTACAGCAGCATGCCGGCGTCCTCGTGGACCGACCACAAGGACGGGTTGGAGAGAGGGCAGTTCGACTACGCTCTGGTGTGA